In Candidatus Nitrosotalea sinensis, the sequence TGTGGGCTGTGAATTGCGCGTTTTTCCAGATGGGGAGAGCAAAATAACATTAAAGAAAAAGCCAGAAGGCAGAATTATAGTTGTCCAGTCAATTTATCCACCTGTTGATTCGAATTTAATTCGAGGCCTTGCAATAACATCACAGGCAAGGGCATGCTCGTCAAATGTATCAGTGGTAATACCATACATGGGATATGCAAGACAGGACAGGCAGTTTCTCCCAGGCGAGATAATAACAATGGAAGTGGTAGCCAAGATGTTCAAAGCCGCCGGTGCAACAAAAATAATTGTTGTGGATATCCACAGCATGATAGCACTGGAACACTTACAGATTCCTGCAAAAAATGTCAGTGCCGTTGAAGAGCTCGCAAGACATTTCAAAAAAATGTCATTACATGAGCCACTTGTGGTATCCCCCGACAAGGGAGGAACTGAGAGAGCACAAAACTTTGCCAAATTTTTGGGTGTTGACTACATTGCGCTTGAAAAACAAAGAGACAGAAAGACTGGAAATGTAATAATAAAATCAAAAGGGATTGACGGTATAAGGGGAAGAGACGTCATATTGGTTGATGACATGATAAGTACCGGAGGAAGCATTGTAAAAGCTGCAGAATTTTTAAAGAAACAAAAAAGCGGCAAGGTCTATGTCTGTTGCACACATGCATTGCTAATAGGGGATGCAGAAAAGAACATCACAAAAGCCGGGGTCACAAAGATAATCAGTGCAAATACAATACCTGGCAAGACATCTGTTGTTGATGTTTCCCCGATAATTGCCAAGGCGCTTACCTAGATGACAAGTTTTTTCGTGCTGCCAAGTCAGCATGAGGAATTGGCAAGAGACGAAATAACATCAATATCAAAAAGCTATGACACCAAGACTAGGGTGCAATCTAGTCCGCGACTTGTCTTTGTAGAGTCAAAGGTATCATGGAAAAAGATAGCATCAAGGTCTACTTTTTCAAGATATTCAGGTGAGATACTAGATACATTTGAGGATTCATCCCAGATTGACCTCTCAATTACAAAGCCAGAATCTTTTGTGTGCAGAACCATTAATTTATCATCCAAGAAAATTGGTACCTCACTTGAGAGACAAGTTGGAGGCATACTAAAGAAAAAATGGGACTCTCAAGTGTCGC encodes:
- a CDS encoding ribose-phosphate diphosphokinase; translation: MSKLTVIGGPSSEQLAKKIATRLKSKFVGCELRVFPDGESKITLKKKPEGRIIVVQSIYPPVDSNLIRGLAITSQARACSSNVSVVIPYMGYARQDRQFLPGEIITMEVVAKMFKAAGATKIIVVDIHSMIALEHLQIPAKNVSAVEELARHFKKMSLHEPLVVSPDKGGTERAQNFAKFLGVDYIALEKQRDRKTGNVIIKSKGIDGIRGRDVILVDDMISTGGSIVKAAEFLKKQKSGKVYVCCTHALLIGDAEKNITKAGVTKIISANTIPGKTSVVDVSPIIAKALT